The DNA region aatgttaattttttgagtgGTTTTAATTTAACGTCATTCGAAATCCGGCCACTTAGTAgcttatcatttttgttatagctgacaaaaaatcttgtaataagttggaaatgaagaaatatcatcacgatgtagtattaacagtaagttttaagagaatgcaagcaaaatatgtcttttctaacattttttcattagaatttgaaaattgaaatgacttgttgtgcttcgaatcccggacactgataaaagctgattcgcgtttttgctaatgaatcgcacaaatttggactgaaatgttagtggatggcattctttaggtctcaaataagctgttaacatcaaaacaatcgataattCATATAAAcaatttgcttgaatttaaggaaatcaaaaccataaatttctgctttgccttcccggtgcttccgcctatgaaatatttcacgtgaaatgtttcgcatttttggtaatcttataattttattttatttaattaatttgacattaactacagcgttcaaacaaacttttaatgaaagttgatgttagaattcattaaataacacagttttgacttTCATAATGTAAActaatatccaaataattgataaaacaagatgaggtgtccgggtttcaaagcgtccgggaattcgaatcatgacgttacaatCCTGCTAAAAATCATAACCaactcaagaaaataaaaaaatgactccGACCATCAAATTCTACCATACTTCGGgataatgcacagaatggtcaacaaaacaaaatgtgtttgttattgtttacattgcatgctTTAAACTTtgattattcaaggtcaaacgcatttttttcggaacgtcaaaatgcgacgtgcgacaagatagcacgacagcgtcgatttgtCAAGTTTAACATTacgatccataaaaaaaaatcctcaaataacCTGAAATTTGTGTTCAATAAAAGATAGGAGACATAATTTTGgaacaaaaattgcattttattaGTTATAAAGGTTTGTACACCAAATgggcacattttgtgatgaaacatgagcaattctctcagatttcgtttattcgaaatttattatgaaattaaaaaaagaaaatattgttttcggaaagatcggaaaatttcacgaatgtttcatattttaatattgaaaatcgaaccattagttgctgagatatcgaaattagaaaatggtgggttgtttgggtgagacttaaaaaacatcaattttcatgcttTTTAATCTTTGcctgtcaatatctcagcaactaagctaaatatagagaatattctcaactttttttttaaagtgtgggCAAACattggcactaatttaaaaaaataaaactgcgactattttcaaaaaaaagttacccaaatatttcgatttaaaaaaaactgtattgatttaaaaattgataactcggtcaaagattttttgcacattctggaagtttctgaaaaattggcatttgatgtcccctaaaacatatcaaataatataaaaatagtgtttttttgcaaatcaagtattacagacaaaaagtgaaaataaagatcacacttttttttaccgtgaatcatttttttcagtgttattTTACCCATacttttgccgaagacaccaaatcgatcaaaaacttcatcagattttttaattctcatgtatcatttttgtattaacagctgccaaatttgtatggaaaattatatggacaaactaatgatgcaaaatggcttctttgggcataccgatttCGAAGCGAATTGCGAACATGCGGAAAATTGTcagttaaaaaaatgagaatGGAGCGGATTAGCTTATTTGAATTTCGCTGCCTAGTTGGAATGTCCACTAATTCGAActcatttgaattaaaaagcattcaaacgtcaaaagtgaTCTTTCAAACTAATGTTTACATTTCGACACGAATTCACTCTTTACTACGTTTTGTTAAGTAAATCGTGCCGAAAATTTTGACACAAAAGCCTCaagattatttgattttttacaaaaaaggtttaaacaaaaaaaattacataaccGTGCAAAAAGTTCgtacacctttcgaaatttcaatgaaaagatgttttttctTGTTGATATATCATCATACTTATGAGATCCGAACTCAAAATAGTTATCCTTCATCGATTTGGAAAGTATTTGGTTTGTgtataaaattgaataaaaaattggtGGGATTTGCTTGTTCAATAcaagagtttttttaagtttccataagttattgtttttcatatgtttaaaagttgctaatcgataaaattatcgtttgACGATAACGATCTATATATTGTTATCTTTTTCGTTAAATCGATGATTCTAACGGCAATAATCTTATCGAAgaaataatttttcgaaagtctagtaagtttcaaagtattaatatgttctcaaaataccgtatttttcaaaagtactcaaattttcataattttcaatatgggtatcaaacgatttggaATTTTGTACgctatttcaatttattagattattattttgaaatactaaaattttcacaaaataccgtattttttggaaaaaactcAGGTTTataattttgcaatatgggtaacaaACTAATTGAAATTTTAGATGCTTTTTTCATttggcagagtttttttttaaataaaaacaaaaattttcacaaaataacgtattttttcgaaaatactaaaattttcgaaaCATGCAATATAAGTAATTTGcaataaatttattgttttcaaaTGTATTCAAATGTCAGTATGCAATATAGATTATTTGCAAGAAATTAGgtttaataaagtgaaaaagcataaaaaatctcTATtcgtttagtttaaaaaaaaaaatttttttttggacaaaatacagtaaggccgttgcaaatatttttttatgtttatgtccctcatccgaagtcaaggggggggggggagaaataaaaaaataaaaaagttaaaaaaattaatttacgagccatgatttcaacatttgaatacaaaaagtgttttaaaatgcattatacacctgtccagttgttttgcaatcattagtttccgattgtggtttggttgagcgttttagcagaatgcattactgtgaatacaaagagacgagttgttccttttatatagcggaattaaaaggaacaactcgtctctttgtactcacattagtttccaaaatatctaagtattgaagaaaattttatgtACATTTTATGTACACTGGAATctcataaaaattctaaacattttttaacaagcccaaacatgctaaacatgattatcaatgcagaaaaatgcattttagattgttttcagttgattatacttctattttcatggaaattttgaagttttttgaaatttttttttgccccctgatttttcagaccaatattaaagggggggcgacataaactttgaaaaatatttgcaacggtctaatttctaaaaaaaaatcaaatgcaactcatagtgaccactcaaatccaattttcaaatttccgacttttccatacctcaaataataggcatttcttatctaaagctTGGTTTTGATCCAAAAACTATtaattaaaagtcaaattaccaTTGAACAATATttctaaatacaaaaaaaaaaacaaattgttgaaaaattttgtaaaaataacataaaaataaaaatggaagcGTTCCTAATTTTGATTCGGATAGAAAATAATCAGtctttaagaaataaaaaagctTAATAACAAGAAAATTTCGCTGTTGATTTGAACAATTGACAAAGTTTCAGATTATCGAGGAGTGCttcaattttgatatatatttttataaatatagaTTTTCAAGTTGTCAGtgtttgaaatttaatgtttaatttttttaaataaaatatccaCCACCTTAAGATTTATGcgaaataggggaaattctcgtatctttggcaggttaagctctcgctcctaactccatccaatttgctgattttcactatttaaacaactaattttgcaaaacttttggtagaaacttgcttgctcacttcttattgagctatttatcactcgatttcagttgaaaacgcttttaattagctttaattgcatgtcaaagttctgacctgccaacattagaggcacgctggaattagatgctgttcccctaattgAAGAGACAATTCGTTcatacataatttaataattaaaaccaaaaattcaagaatttttattaatatttaagttttccgataACTGACAATCAAGCTTCATACCCATACTCACATAAAAGCTTCAGGGAATTGAACATATATGAACAAATTAATTGAAACGGCTTAACGAATTTAGTTTAACTTtcagaaatattaaataaaaaaaaactattactaAACTCAAATTGGAATTGTTTAAGATATTCAAGCAatgtaacaaaataaaaaagaatcatGAATGTACGCTGGCCATAATCGTCGAAATTTATAATGGTTTCGCATAAGctttattgcatattttgaaaatttaagtattttcaaaaaatatggtattttgtgaaaattttagtgttttcaaaaaaaaataatactcaaataaagtgaaaaagcctgcaaaattttgcttcgtttgatacacatattgcaaattatgaaaattttagtacgttcgaaaaaatacggtattttgcgaACAATGttgagtacatattttactttgaaCTAATCGATTATAGAaagatttctggagttttttttgaaaaggtccaataaaccaaatttccagtttttgctttttgggtgtttttaaaaccgccttgagtcaggggtgttaaaaaacacccaaaaagcaaaaaatcaaaatttggtttattggacattttaaaaaaaaaactccagatttaaaaaaagagttATTATCCATTATCGCAGATAAGattgccgatagaattatcgaaataacgataaagaTATCTTAATTATAATAAAAAGATTATTATTAATGACtattaattattattaaaagaattatcgttatcgttatcgagacTCAATAAATTTATCGCTATCAACCTTGGTATTATaggacttttaaaaaaactctagaatagTCCACAAGCAGATCTGAAATTACCAAAAAGGGTCCCCGTGGTTTAAGGATGCCCTCAATTTAAATACAGTAATTGAATCCAATAAaccaataaaaatatcaaaaccatATCTCTGCCTgtgaaaataatcattttgatcACCCTCACTCACCGCCATCGCTCCCGCTCCCTTCGTGTACAGATCCTCGCACTGATCCAGCATCATCAGCGAGTTCTCCAAATTCGCGTACCGTTTGCACTTCCAGCACTTGACCTTCGGGTCCTTCTTCTGGGGGAAGTTCAACGTGTTGTCACAGTCCGGGTAGGGGCACCGCATCCGTGGCTTATCGGTCAACTTGTCCATCAGCGGCCAGTTCTCCTGACACGCCCGGCACTCACACCCGAACCAGTACCGGGAGCGGAGCGTGCGCTGTCTCACCGCTGCCGGATGCCGGATAAAGTGCATTCCGTAGTTCTCCGGAATGGTCGCGCCAGCCGGGAACGGTCGGCTCGTGTACAGACACATGGTGGTGCCGAGGAAGGTTCGCGATACGCCCGGGTAGCACTCGTGGTTGAACATCGCGCTGGTGCGGTACACGCCCACTCCCACGTACTGGACCTTGGCCGAATCGATGCGATGTTCGCCGGAAATCTTCGTCTCGTAAATCTCATGCGCGTTGAACTGCAGCGACTGTAGCAGCGCTAGGATGACTCCGCCGACCTGTGCCTCCAGCGGAGTCGGTTCCGCCGCTTCCGTTTTACGACGTCCGAAGAACTCAGCCTTTTGCAGACATCGCAGCAAAAACGCTGCCATCAGCGTCCGCTGGAAGTAATCCGACGGCTCTCGGCGATCTTCGTGGGCGCACAGAGTCTGCTTGAGTTCCGCGCCCAGCTCGATGGCTTTTTCCGGGGTTCCAGCTTGGGTGACCAGCCGCAAAGCCAGGTGACACAGCACGGACATTCCCGAGCCGATCAGCAGATCCATATAGTGACACTCAAAGCGATGATAGCCGGAACAGGCCCGGTCGCGACATTCCGGAGAGCAGAAAGCCACTCCGGCGCACTCCGGACAGGCCACTGGAGCCACCAATCTAGAAACAAAAAAGACCGCATGATCAATGTGAGAGGCGAAGCCAACCCAAAATCAGTCATCTCACTTGGCAAAGCACGCGTTACAGTGCGATCCGAAGAACTTGGTGTACAAACACGCGCCAACGGCCGGTTCGACCACGATCGGCTCGGCCGGCTTCAGGTCCTGGGCGGCCACGATGTAACGACCCTTGGTGGTGTCCTCGCGCGTTCCACCGAGGGCCAGCTTGTCCGATGCGTACGGCAGGTCGGCATTCGCTCCCGACACTTCCGGCAGCTTGCGGTCCGCGTCCGCAATGGCAGTGGCCGCTTCCGATTTGAGCACGCGCAGATCTTCGAGGTCCTCGCGGAGGCGGCCCAGCGCGTAGTCGTTGAAGCCGGATAGCTGGTGGAACAGCTTGGCGGATACTTCGGCGCGCTTGGAGTCGTTCATTACTGGTGAATTTAATGGGAAAAATATGTgttgaaaatctaaattttctttttcaatgAGAAcaatttaaaccaaatttaaaacagttttctatgtacaaacaacccctgcaaataggtatgccctgttcgtggactcgctcttaaaatgctaaaaaaacaggaaggtgctgtgtcctatccctcgcctagaccagaccaaaatccatgataaaactgacagaccaaatctgtcagaccaagactgtcagaccaaagagcaaaaagtaaacaatcttggtcttcgacataggtgcacacaaatcaagaaaagaaaatttgaaaaagaattttatttttccaattcaatgactgggtttggacttcaaaattgaatatacgtcagaaaatgattaaacagtgcggcgtcctgtacaccgacaattaaataagcagttaaaagcctaattcttccattttaattttagatcgcgttttcggtttacacctgaaaaatcttgaaattatttatacggatttgtgattcctctctttccatcgaaaaacgaaactattggcactacgccccccggggcatggccttcctctaacgtgggatttctgctccagcgcctctgacgagacagaagaaaccgggaccgacgttttacttcaccatccgatagaagctcagtggataaggcgggaatcgaacccgcgtctcatagcatcatcgggatcggcagccgaagccgctacccctgcgccacgagacccaccatcatttccttgaaaaaaagctaaacccgacaaacttcgtcttgttttttttttcgtttcttgacgtttttagcttgtatgcttattcagcctcctgtgatcaaaatttgattttacgcaacttttcccatGCAATCGGGAgatttttgttcctgatcacgagtccgtttttcgatacctcgtgacggaggggcggtacgacgaattcctaccgtttgtcactctcacaccattcgctcccgaacactctcttttctactctccttctctctctgatcggctcagtctccgaacggctcaggcaggccgaacgtcGCCGATCACTCTGagcagaaaacattttttctctgatgcgctgcattatactcattgatttgagTTGCCTGAAATCAatattatcaattaaattgtgcatttattttgatttcataacattaaagACACCATTCAAATAAAcatccaccaagaaaaaatcaaattgatggcaaactgagggcgggaaaacaaaaagactgccgcgctggcgttttgtgagaatggctcttcgctgagcatggtagtgtgtgagtgtcgtcgagcgacggagtaggctaaacatttcgacgccaacatttcaaaaagcatcatgtacaaaccatgcgttttgagaaaaacgcatttgaatgtttagcatccattttcaattcccattttaatataaaagcaaactaagatgttctaataataacaaacgagaaaaacgttgcttttactGATACTTGattatccaaattcaataaaacattatttccgtcgttttatttaagaaaaacaaacataacttcttttgaaatcaccaacgtctacacagaaaaaaaatcgtggtaattacacatctgggaaggagtacatcttttatgtcagaaaaaaggtgtaattttacttctggaaatgtgtaattttaccacttttctggtgtaatgtcactttttcagtataaaatgaggtaaaattacatcataaaagaggtaatattcaaccttccaaaattacagcttccaaatttacattatttttttctgtgtatatcaccctgctgtcattaagggggacgctttgttatgattcgtttttcttagccgaatgtacatggcgctttgttcatgatgcttttttttcgtcacgaggttcatgtagtcttttgtttgacaggttgacagggctatataaacagggactgctgatggcagagtttttgtttatattactttattttaaatcatgattaaacagactttactgaagtaacttttgctcatttttggtggagaggtagcttattaggagtactttcagaatatgcaataacccagaaagtgtcaaaatgtacatgatgccttttgaaatgttaccgtcgatttcacgatgtatttgttcgctgagtgaacagttcgggccactcgctggctgcttgcgagtatcattcgctcatgaatgctagcgggttagaataggcgatgaatggataggcgatgagtgagtggtttctgttcattgaac from Culex quinquefasciatus strain JHB chromosome 3, VPISU_Cqui_1.0_pri_paternal, whole genome shotgun sequence includes:
- the LOC6039338 gene encoding SET and MYND domain-containing protein 4, whose protein sequence is MATMDNDPLFTSLCSAKTLQSASEGFFDEFYQTVAQNFTGKSANWLRDVFAKQVPPGDEAARLRLIYDDPTVCFEVLGTLEHVRPVFRGKDAKFSWQRREQARKLLAEGKTQQALILASQAVMRAPERGVDDHIDQGMTLACALWTRAEVLLKALDGKKALVDLQMAAKAGFPVKESGEYYGRVAKCYALMNDSKRAEVSAKLFHQLSGFNDYALGRLREDLEDLRVLKSEAATAIADADRKLPEVSGANADLPYASDKLALGGTREDTTKGRYIVAAQDLKPAEPIVVEPAVGACLYTKFFGSHCNACFAKLVAPVACPECAGVAFCSPECRDRACSGYHRFECHYMDLLIGSGMSVLCHLALRLVTQAGTPEKAIELGAELKQTLCAHEDRREPSDYFQRTLMAAFLLRCLQKAEFFGRRKTEAAEPTPLEAQVGGVILALLQSLQFNAHEIYETKISGEHRIDSAKVQYVGVGVYRTSAMFNHECYPGVSRTFLGTTMCLYTSRPFPAGATIPENYGMHFIRHPAAVRQRTLRSRYWFGCECRACQENWPLMDKLTDKPRMRCPYPDCDNTLNFPQKKDPKVKCWKCKRYANLENSLMMLDQCEDLYTKGAGAMADQRIDEAIELLSQGIALFHKLAVPPHKSTHVAEESLRVCFADKGSINRV